The nucleotide window GTTTCGCACAAGGGCAACCTGTTCGAGTCCGTCGATGCGTTCTTTTACAACTTTAAGAAGAGTGGGGCCTCCCTCAGGGGGGAGTCTCGCCAGGTGGAGGAGCACGGCGGGGCGAATGACCGGGCGAATGACCGGGCGAAGGTAGTGGCGAATGACCGGGCGAAGGTAGTGGCGAATGACCGGGCGAATGTCCGGGCGAATGTCCGGGCGAATGACCGGGCGAATGTCCGGGCGAATGTCCGGGCGAATGACCGGGAGAATGACCGGGAGAATGACCGGGAGAATGACCGGGCGAATGACCGGGCGAATGACCGGGAGAATGACCGGGAGAATACCCATCCGGACTGCCAATCGAATTCCCATGTGCGCGCCAGCTCGAGCGGCGTGGCGCAGCTGGCCAACCCGAGCGGCAGCGTCACGACCACAACTACAACGACGACGACCACCACTACGATGGGAGCGGCGAGCGCGGCGAACGTGGTGAACGCGGCGAACGTGGTGAACGCGGCGAACGTGGTGAACGCGGCAAACGTAGCAACCGCTTCCAACGCGACCACCACCAACTGCACGAGGAGGACCGAGCCGGGGAAGGAGGGGggcgaggaggaggaaaaagaaaaagaaaaagaaaaagagaatgaagaggaagaagaggaagaagaggaagaagaagaagaagaggaagaagaggaagaagaggaagaagaagaagaaaacggtGAAAAATTAGACGAACAAAAAGATGACCTATTGGACGAGCAAAAAGATGACCTATTGGACGAGCAAAAAGATGACCTATTGGACGAGCAAAAAGGTGGTGAAGAATTAGACGACCTATTGGACGAGCAAAAAGATGACCTATTGGACGAGCAAAAAGGTGGTGAAGAATTAGACGACCTATTGGACGACTTGCCGGACGATGGCGGGGAAGGGATGAAGGGGAGggagcccccccccaggaggagggaaaaaaccaTCCTGACCATCCAGtggaacataaaaaaaatctcccTGCTGTGCTCGAGCGACAGCCACTTCGTGGTCTCTCCAGAATACAAAACGGAGACGTTAATCAACGAGTTCTTTATCCTcctaaatataaataaggACATGCACGTGCACCTCTTGGGGGAGAACTCCTTTGGCCTCCTCTTCTCCTACACGGGCTTCTGCGACATTCTCTTTTCCGTCACGTGTGGAGTTTACCAGAAGAAGTTCTGCGCCTATGACTGCTCCACGCTCCCCTGGTTTGGTTTTAACAATTGggggattttaaaaaactgcaTGCAGAATGATAGCATATCTATCACGGTAGACATCCACGAGATTAGGAGGAAGGACTCGCTCAAGGAGGTGTTCCTGAGCAACGTTATATTGTCTATGAGGAGTAGCAATGGGAGTTTCCACTTTAAGGAGGGCGCCTCTCCCGTATCGCCGTCTGCGGTGGTggaggcggaggaggagaagaagaaggaggcacCTTCGCCCACGATTGCTACGGCGTCTGCCACAACCGCTGCTACGACGTCTCCCTTAGATTTGGGGCGCCACAGGAGAAGCGCCAAATGCTTCTTCCCGCAAAGTGCGCCCGCCACAAGCGACTCCTGCAGCAGGTTTGCCCCCCCCACTGTTAAGAGGAGACACCCAGGCAGCGTGCACATGGTAGGCAGCAAGCACATGGCAGGCAACATGCACATGGCAGGAAGCATGCACTTTGCAGGCACCCGCGCAAATGCACCTCAGTGGGAGACCAAACAAACCAACGCGAGCAGCTGGAATGGGAAAGTCGCAAAGCAGCAAATGATCAGGGCCAACAGAGAGACCAACCCTACGCAGGGAAACAAGCTACACAAagggataaagaaaaatttgtacGCACATAACCTAATTGATgtttgctccccttttgaggaGCATCCTGGGGGGAACTTCATTCAGCTATCCCAGGGGCTTCAGGAGGGCACCCTGGCCAAGTGCACCTCGGGGAGCAGCGCCCATAGAGCAGCTCCATGTGCTGTAAGTGGGTTTGCCAATCAACCCTCCGTCCAGCAGGAAGGCACACCCCAGATGAAGAAGGAGGGCCCTTTCGGAAGGGACCCCCCCCGACGGGGCCCGACAAGTGTTAAGACGTTCATCGGTGCGTTGCCCAACGACGCGCTACCAAATGAGGCGCTACCAAATGAGGAACTACCAACTGAGGAGCTACCCAGCAGAGAGGGGAAACCccgcgggggaggggccaCTCTGGAAGACCGCTTCTCCGAAAATGGCACCCCATGATTAGCCGATTAGCCGATTAGCCGATTGGCCGATTAGCCACCCCTCCtctgtgaaaaaataaaattgctcAACGGAAGGTGACCAGCGGTGGTCCGGGCAGgagctcttttttttccccccccgccgaAGTTGTGGCGTGCCCCTCCTGTTGATCCCCCCCGGCGGGTGCACGCACAGCGTATACGCATTGCACAATTTACACACAAATGATTTCGCGGGGGAAGCCCCGTTGCTCTTCGTCACCGTTTTGTAACTCGCCTTTCCCTCCCCCAAGTGATAACCCCCCTATGTGTGTATTTTGGAAGGGGAGGACGC belongs to Plasmodium vivax chromosome 6, whole genome shotgun sequence and includes:
- a CDS encoding hypothetical protein (encoded by transcript PVX_111370A), which gives rise to MLCDDEQGKPTWERPTWGEANLVTPPFPRSDTLKRHPFGGGRLHIPNEEATAGKRNTCPSVVTPVVPRQDGLLPRVASNRANQSPPQWADIPTDQKISSAPMGRDLPGGSRMGKVPYEQISHCTEEERAVLVDPFFYNCRGENPWECQWKKDTFADSRMGMERNELTHAERLFASPYRHEGEGTREGPGGGSARTEVGGRSVDGYRVDGYRVDGYRVDGYRVDGYRGDGYRGGTASFAAPTARPVPISTGEKPWGDTPLALSLPISKAIKGCSPGGQIHTSCSDPHRENKIPREAYARGAPNVGEARNALKDTNVNLLKCFKLSFERGRFAPLGRGACTGVPTVGRTPESRTPPLSGFPLSGFPLREASPAVSHKGNLFESVDAFFYNFKKSGASLRGESRQVEEHGGANDRANDRAKVVANDRAKVVANDRANVRANVRANDRANVRANVRANDRENDRENDRENDRANDRANDRENDRENTHPDCQSNSHVRASSSGVAQLANPSGSVTTTTTTTTTTTTMGAASAANVVNAANVVNAANVVNAANVATASNATTTNCTRRTEPGKEGGEEEEKEKEKEKENEEEEEEEEEEEEEEEEEEEEEEEEENGEKLDEQKDDLLDEQKDDLLDEQKDDLLDEQKGGEELDDLLDEQKDDLLDEQKGGEELDDLLDDLPDDGGEGMKGREPPPRRREKTILTIQWNIKKISLLCSSDSHFVVSPEYKTETLINEFFILLNINKDMHVHLLGENSFGLLFSYTGFCDILFSVTCGVYQKKFCAYDCSTLPWFGFNNWGILKNCMQNDSISITVDIHEIRRKDSLKEVFLSNVILSMRSSNGSFHFKEGASPVSPSAVVEAEEEKKKEAPSPTIATASATTAATTSPLDLGRHRRSAKCFFPQSAPATSDSCSRFAPPTVKRRHPGSVHMVGSKHMAGNMHMAGSMHFAGTRANAPQWETKQTNASSWNGKVAKQQMIRANRETNPTQGNKLHKGIKKNLYAHNLIDVCSPFEEHPGGNFIQLSQGLQEGTLAKCTSGSSAHRAAPCAVSGFANQPSVQQEGTPQMKKEGPFGRDPPRRGPTSVKTFIGALPNDALPNEALPNEELPTEELPSREGKPRGGGATLEDRFSENGTP